ATAAACAACAATAATCCGGTGATTATAAGTGCACCTAGCCATGGATAATACAGAAACTGAGTAAGGAAACCTGTAATATAAAGAAGCACTCCCCCCGGTTGACTCATTTTATCAAGGAAGAAAGAGGTGTTATAAACAAAAAGAGAAAAATCCTCTGTCGTGCTTAATAGATAACGAAAGTTGACAGCTAGATAAACTAAACTGAATATAGTGAAAAGCAGCCCGCTCACAATGGATATGGTGCGGGCTGCTTTCTTTTCTGAATGCGAGTTATAACTATACATATATTATTTCTATTCCTTTTTACGCAATACTATAGCAGAACGAGCCGGTATATAAAGTTTCAGCCATTCTTTCTTTTCACCCTTATAAAGAGCATCAAAGTTTGTAAAATGCGTTATACTATCATCTGTTAATCCGTTGCCGCCAAATTCTTTTGCATCGGAATTTAGAATCACTTCGTAAGCTCCTGGTTCTACAAGGAATCCATAATCGGTAAACGACTTAGACGGATTAAAATTAAATACAAAAACAAGGTTTTTACGCTTGTATGCAAGAATCTGATCACTGTCCTTATGCCATATTTCCTGTATTGGAGTGGCCTGGAAACCTTTTTCTCCCTTGATTATTTCTATCATCCTGGAGTCAAAATCGGCCAGATAATGATAAGTCAACGTTTTACGGTCTACAAGATCCCACTGACGGCGTGCATATTTGCAGGACCAGTCATTACCTTCACGTGGGAAATCTATCCATTCCGGATGACCAAATTCATTTCCCATAAAGTTAAGATACCCTCCGTTGATGGTTGTAGCAGTAACTAAACGAATCATTTTGTGAAGAGCCAGACCGCGATTTACTTTGTAGTTCTCCGTTCCTTTTTGCATGTGCCAATACATATCAGCATCAATCAGACGGAAAATAATTGTTTTATCTCCCACCAGTGCCTGATCATGGCTTTCGGTATACGAGATTGTTTTTTCATCTTTACGACGATTGGTTACTTCCCAGAAAATGGACGAAGGTTTCCAGTCCTCATCAATCTTTTCCTTGATTGTTTTAATCCAGTAATCGGGGATATTCATTGCCATACGGTAATCAAATCCATAGCCACCATCTTCGGGCTTAACAGCAAGTCCGGGCATTCCGGAAACTTCTTCTGCCACAGATATAGCGTTTGGATTAACCTGATGTATAAGCTTGTTTGCCAGTGTGAGGTAACAGATGGCATTGCCATCCTGATGGCCATTATAATAATCATTGTAATCAACAAAAGCTTCTCCCAAGCCATGGCTATAGTATAGCATTGAAGTTACTCCATCGAAACGGAATCCGTCAAACTTATACTCGTCAAGCCAGAATTTACAGTTTGAAAGCAGGAAATGGATGACTTCATTTTTACCGTAATCAAAGCAGAGCGAATCCCACGCCGGGTGTTCTCTTTTAGCACCCTGATAGAAATACTGGCAAGGATCACCGGCAAGGTTACCCAGGCCTTCCACTTCATTTTTCACTGCGTGAGAATGAACAATGTCCATAATTACCGCAATTCCCAATCCGTGAGCTGTATCAATTAGTTGCTTCAACTCTTCAGGAGTTCCGAAACGGGAAGATGCAGCAAAGAAGTTAGAAACGTGGTAACCAAAACTTCCATAATAAGGATGCTCCTGAATGGCCATAATCTGGATACAGTTGTATCCGGCTTTTACAACCCGTGGAAGTATCTTTTCACGGAATTCATTATATGTTCCAACCTTTTCCTCCTGCTGAGCCATACCAATATGGCACTCATAGATTAAAAGCGGATCTGTTGTAGGGACAAACGGAGTTTTACTGAATTCAAATTTTTCTTCAGGACTCCATACCTGAGCGGAGAATATTTTAGTAATATCGTCCTGTACCACGCGTGTAGCCCAGGCCGGAATACGTTCACCTTGTCCTCCGTTCCAGTGAACATTCAGCTTATATAATTCGCCATGATGCAATGCATCGGCCGGTAACTTCAATTCCCATTTACCGTTTCCGATGCGTTGCATTGCATAAGTTTCTTTCTCTTTCCAGTCACTGAATGTACCAATCATGTAAATCTGAGTGGCATTCGGAGCCCATTCACGGAAAACCCAACCATCATTTGTTCGGTGTAATCCAAAATACAAATATCCAGTAGCAAAATCCGAGAGATTAGCTTGCCCATTATCAGTTAATTCAGACTCCTTGCTGAGCATATGCTCATAGCGCCCTACTATAGCGTTTTTGTATGGTTCAAGCCATGGGTCTCTGTCTATTAAATTCAGTGTCTTATTCATAGAGATTTTTTTGGATTACTAAATTAAGCCAATACTTTAACGATAACTTTCTTAACTCCTGTTTCAGTTACACCCGGAGCATGTCCGTCTTCAGGGAAGAAGATGGCAAACATACCTGGCTTAACAGGAATATAGCTTTCTGCCAGTCCTTCAAAGAAAGTGATATCCTTTTCTTCATTGTAAGCAGCATCAGCAGGTTTACAATCTGCACCTGGAGTATATCCCATGATTTCAACTCCTGAAAGAGGAATCTGAATATCAATAAATTTATTATGAGTTTCCAGTTTTGCCTGTTCTTTTGTTTTAGGATTTGTCTGTGCTATGTTAACTACTAAATCTTTACCCTTCAACTCAGTCTTTCCAACTTCCATTTCTGAAAGATTATGTGATTTAAGGAATTCTACAGCCTGAGCAAAAAGAGGATTCAAAGAGACATATTTGTCTAAGTTTTCGATTTTATCTACTACCATGATTAATTATTTAGTTGATTAATATAATTTCTTATTCGAATTCATCTATAGCGTAATTGGTGAAATCGCAGAAGCGTTTCAATTGCTTAAATATATCGGATACATTATCCAGCATATATTTATCAGTGAAGAACTCATCGGGTACAGAGCAAGCGCAGGAATAATCTTTGCACTTAAGATAATCAATGTATTTAAAGTCTTTTGGGAAACCTTTGGGTGCGGTTTTTAAGAAAGTCTCTCCTACTACAGGGAAATATTTCTTAAAAGCAGGGTCCTCAACAATAGATAAGTATTCATCTATATTATCGTAAACCGACTGTCTGAGAGCCTTCAGTATATTAGGTGGGGGACAATAACTTCCTCCAGCCAGAAGACAATTTCCCAGCTGCAGATGTACGTAATATCCACAATGCTCTGATTTCTTTCCTTTGGCATTTATGTATCCGCCAAAATGTATTTTATAGGGTGTTTTATCGGGTGAGAAACGGGTATCTCTATATATGCGATATGTGCAGTCCTTTACCTGCACACCTTTTATCTCTTCGTCGAAAAGAGCTATCCGGTCAATAATTACAGCAAGCAACTGTTCAAATTCAGATTGGGCTTTCAAATAATCTTCCTTGTGTTCATTAAACCACTCACGATTATTATTTGCTGAAAGCTCCTTTAAAAATTGAAATATAGTAGGTATATTCATCACTCTAATTTCTTTTTTACACTACAAACTTACAAAAATATAATTGTTTTAACCTAAAATTTAAAATAAAAAATAGGCTGACAACTAATCTACTCTCTGTTTGACCACTTTAAGCAGCTCGTTATGCAGCTTCCCGTTTGTGGCCAGAACCTGATGACCGGAATAAAATGTATCTCCTCCCTCAAAGTCGGAAACCTTACCACCGGCCTGCATCAGGATTAATGCTCCGGCAGCAATGTCCCATGGGCCAAGATTTGACTCAATGCGAGC
This sequence is a window from uncultured Bacteroides sp.. Protein-coding genes within it:
- a CDS encoding YhcH/YjgK/YiaL family protein, with amino-acid sequence MVVDKIENLDKYVSLNPLFAQAVEFLKSHNLSEMEVGKTELKGKDLVVNIAQTNPKTKEQAKLETHNKFIDIQIPLSGVEIMGYTPGADCKPADAAYNEEKDITFFEGLAESYIPVKPGMFAIFFPEDGHAPGVTETGVKKVIVKVLA
- a CDS encoding alpha amylase C-terminal domain-containing protein translates to MNKTLNLIDRDPWLEPYKNAIVGRYEHMLSKESELTDNGQANLSDFATGYLYFGLHRTNDGWVFREWAPNATQIYMIGTFSDWKEKETYAMQRIGNGKWELKLPADALHHGELYKLNVHWNGGQGERIPAWATRVVQDDITKIFSAQVWSPEEKFEFSKTPFVPTTDPLLIYECHIGMAQQEEKVGTYNEFREKILPRVVKAGYNCIQIMAIQEHPYYGSFGYHVSNFFAASSRFGTPEELKQLIDTAHGLGIAVIMDIVHSHAVKNEVEGLGNLAGDPCQYFYQGAKREHPAWDSLCFDYGKNEVIHFLLSNCKFWLDEYKFDGFRFDGVTSMLYYSHGLGEAFVDYNDYYNGHQDGNAICYLTLANKLIHQVNPNAISVAEEVSGMPGLAVKPEDGGYGFDYRMAMNIPDYWIKTIKEKIDEDWKPSSIFWEVTNRRKDEKTISYTESHDQALVGDKTIIFRLIDADMYWHMQKGTENYKVNRGLALHKMIRLVTATTINGGYLNFMGNEFGHPEWIDFPREGNDWSCKYARRQWDLVDRKTLTYHYLADFDSRMIEIIKGEKGFQATPIQEIWHKDSDQILAYKRKNLVFVFNFNPSKSFTDYGFLVEPGAYEVILNSDAKEFGGNGLTDDSITHFTNFDALYKGEKKEWLKLYIPARSAIVLRKKE
- a CDS encoding DUF2461 domain-containing protein, whose translation is MNIPTIFQFLKELSANNNREWFNEHKEDYLKAQSEFEQLLAVIIDRIALFDEEIKGVQVKDCTYRIYRDTRFSPDKTPYKIHFGGYINAKGKKSEHCGYYVHLQLGNCLLAGGSYCPPPNILKALRQSVYDNIDEYLSIVEDPAFKKYFPVVGETFLKTAPKGFPKDFKYIDYLKCKDYSCACSVPDEFFTDKYMLDNVSDIFKQLKRFCDFTNYAIDEFE